TCCAACCGTATCTACATAATATCCTTTGCACCAAAACGACCTATTTTTATATTTATATTTTAGTTCGCCGAATTGCTCATATATTAGCGTACTGCTTTTACCTTTTAAGTACCCTACAAAGCCTGAAACTGCCATTTTGGGTGGTATTTCAACCAGCATATGTATATGGTCAGGACATACCTCAGCTTCGATAATATTTATCCCTTTCCATTCACACAGTTGTCTTAAAATCTTTCCTATTGCTACTTTTTTCTGTCCATAAAACACTTTTCTTCTGTACTTTGGTGCAAATACTATATGGTATTTGCAATTCCATTTCGAATGCGATAGACTATTTATGTCGTTAAGACCCATGATCTCCTCCTCCTAGGATTTTGCAGTTGGCAGACCGCAATTATATCCTAACGGAGAGAGGATTTCTGGTCAAACGCGTAGCGTACACTGAACCCCACGTCCAACGCGGGGTTTTCTTATTACAAAAAGCACTCCGAACATATCGAAGTGCTTTGATTTACATTTACTTCTTCCTTTCGCCTCTGCTACTAGGAAATAGTTCTACTTATTTAGCTTTCTCTTGTAGCTAACTGCTCCAAGGAGACCTGCTGAAGCAGCAAACATGCTGAGCATCATGATTAGGTTTCCTGCATCATCACCTGTGTTAGGCTTGTTTGATGTCTTTGGTGCTGTAGGATTTGCTGGTGCAACTGGTGCAACGGGTACAACTGGCACCTCATATTTGTTTGTGAACTCAATATCATTAGCTGCTGCAGCATCCTTCTGGATATCTACAGTTGCAACAAGCTTGTTATCAGCATCAGTAGTTACATCAACAATAACTGTGTACTCTGCTGCGTCATATGTGTAGTTAAGTGCATTTGTATTAAGCTCAACTACCTTGTATGTGTACTTACCAACTGCCTCAAACTTGATATCGCCAAAGTCTACATCACCTGCGCCATTTACTGAAATAACCTTCTTATCAAGTACTGAACCTGCAGGCATTGGAACATCGTTTACACCTACTGCAGTTGTTCCTACCGCGCTAAGCTCAAACTTGAACTCTTCTGCCGTAGGGGCCTGATCTCCTGTCAAAGCCTTCTTAACCTTGAAGTTTGCAGTTGTATAGTTGAATACATTCTTAAATGCTGGCTCGCTATTTACTACAGCCTTAAGTGTTCCGTTATCATTTGTTACTGTAACAGTTACTTCCTTCTCTGTAGTATCATATACCACGCCTGCTAGAGGATTTGCTCTGTTCTCTGAAACCTTGAACTTATATGTTCCTGGCTTCTTGAACTCAATCTTGTCAAATTCAAAGCTTCCGTCTGTTCCTACAGCTTCTGTAAGAGCCTGTGGCATTGTTACACCATCATATGTTTCAGTTGGAATCTGAGCTAGTGTTACCTCAAATGTATTTGCAGGTATTGTTAGAGCTGTATTATCCTGATCAACATATTCCTTGCTTCCTTTGATCTTTGCATCTACCTTCTGGTAGTTTGGCACGATTGCTGAGAATCCTGGCTGCGTTGCATTCTGAATTGAGAATGTTCCCTCAGTTGCATTTAGTGAACCTGATGTTGTATATGCTGGGTTTGGCTTAAATACATTGTTATCAAACTTATATGCCCCTGGTGCTGATGTCTGAACTAGACGATAGTCGCCTCTTGATAGGCCTGTGATAACAGCTTCTCCACTTGCATTTGACTTTGCGATTGCCTTACGGCCTCTGATGTAGTAATCTGACCACTTGCCGTTTAGCTTTGTCTGAATCTTAAACTCAGCTCCCTTTATAGGAGTTGTGTTGTCAATCTCATCTACAACCTTTACACGAATTGTTCCTGCTGCTACTGTTGCGCTTCCCGCAGACTTATCAATTGTGTAAGTAACTGAAGCATTATCGCTTGCCTGATCTGATGAAATCTCACCCTTGTTAGTTACGTTCTCTAGTCCTGTGATTTCTGGATAGTGAGTGTCGAACTCAGCAAAGAATGTAACTATGTTACCCTGTGAAGGTCCGTTTGGACCATAGATGTCTTTAATCTTGTTCATACCACCTAGATTTGGTTCTAGGTCAGTGTACTTAAGTGAATCATTTGATAGATTAGCTATGAAAGTATCTCCACCTGTCGCTGGGTCTCTAAACACACCATAGCTTAGCTTCTGAGCCTTAATCTTAGCATAGAAGCTATCGTATGTATCTGAAGAGCTCTGCGTAATCTGCGTGAAATACTGTGATACAGGAAGCCAGTTACTTCCTGATTCAACAGGCATTATTGCTCCCGCAGCTGCTTGTGCATAGTGTGGGTTTCCACCTGCTGGAACCTCAGCCCAGTTATATCTAACAGCCGTAAATGAAATTGTATCGATATCAATTACACCATTATGCGGAATCTTATCTACGAGCATCAAATTTGTCTGCTCCTGATATGTTCCAAAAGTGTTATCGATATTGTTATATGTGTTGAAAAGTCTGAGCGAACCTAACTGGTTTCCGATTAGCTTGATGTGTGCTGTATCGTATCCAGATGTCCATCCCTGCTTCTCTATCAATCTGTTGTTGATTGTTCTAGCACCTGGACTTGGACCAATTCCACCAGTTCCTGTTCCAGGAGCTGCAGCTTTAACCTTAAATGTTACGTTTGCATTTGCATCTTCGATTGTAAGAGCCTTAGTCACAGGATTTCCATCTGTTGCTCCGTTATCTAGAGCCTTTAGGCGTGCTCCCGTATAGATACTTCCTGTCAAGAAGTTTCTGTCTGCTGGGAAATCAGCACCTAGTGTAATCTTGACCTCTGTACCTGTAACTACTGCTGTAGCAATCTGCTGTCCATTATCAGAGAAAATTGCAATCTCTGAGCTTGGGAGACTTCCGAACATCGTTCCAATATTTGTAGAAAGATTGATCGTATCTCCTGGCTTCATTGCGTTACCTGACTGTGTTTCGATATTAAAATCGAACTTTAGTGAAGCAAGCGAACCAACGTCTACCTGACCTGGCGAAACCTGAATGTTTGAAACGGTTATGTTATAACCATCTTTAGATGTAGTTGCACTTGCATCATCAATATTTGAAAAAAGCCCAAGTGTAACTGCTATTACTGCTATCAAAGCAATAAATTTCTTAGTAATTTTCACTTTATCCCTCCCCTTTTAATCATATCGCTGGCAAAGCTCTAGCGATATTAACATCTCTATATCAATATATATTATTCACCATCTGTAATCAAGTAAAACACACTAAATTTAATAATTTTTATACAAATGTATATAATTATATTAAATTCCACACTATCACAGCAATTTGTGTGAAAAAGTAGCGATATATTCAAAATGACAGATGATTTAATGTAAAAAACTGCGCACTATTTTGCACGCAGTTTTAATTACAAATTGATTAATAATTATCACTATAAATGTATGATTACTTTCTTCTTACACTAAATAAGATCAGCAAAGCACTAAGCACCATTTGAATGAGTGCACCTGGAACTACTCCTAGCAAATCATATACCCAAGCTATGATTCTTGGTACTGAAAAGCTTCCGTTTAGGCTTCCTGTAAAGTACATGATTAGAATAATCAGTGATGCGACAAACCAGATAACGCCAAAGAGTAATCCAATCCAATCAATTCTTTTCTTTTCCATCTTAACCTCCTAAAATTCTCTCTGACTCAATATTATATCAGTTTTAATCCATTTTTCTACATTTTTTTACGTCTTTTCCCGGTATTTGTATCTGCGGCGGCTCGTATAAATTCCTAGCGCAAGGATAAAAGGAGAAAAGAACATGATAATAAGAAAATATCCACGGTATCTGACGCTTGCCTTAAGTACTACCCTTCCAGAAACAGGCTTCAGCTTATTACCCGCTTGCATCTTTGAAATCTTATCTCCATCAATATCATTCTTAGAATCAGTAAGCTCTTCAAGAGCCACATCATCTCTAATTTCAAATACAGTGTCATACACGCCTTGGGAGTTTCCGAGCTCATCAAAGTAATAGTACTTTCCGTTTTTTCTCCATATAGAGCCCGTCGTCTCTCCTAAGTCTTTTAACTTTTCCCAGCCATCCTTGCTTCCCAAAGAGACTACTTCAGTATCCCATGAATATAAAAACACTCTAGTATAACCTGATAGCCATCTCCTATTTATCCAATCTCTTTCGTATGCTCTTAGAAAATATAGGTTTTCATTATCGTTAAAAACACTCTTTGACAAGACTTCGAGCCTCCCTTCAAAGGGGTTCTTCCCAATACGGACTTGTTTTTTCTTAATCTGGTTGTAAATATAGATACCATCCTTTGATGTAAATATCAGGTTATACACATGCGCGCTGCCATTTCCGATAACCGTGTACGGCTTAGCCTTTTCATCAAAGCGATATGTACCGCATGAAACGCTCCCGCTTTCTTTATCGTACACGAAGCTTTCACCCTGTTCAGCTGATACCGTCTCGCCCTTATATTCCGGGAAACTCTCTCCCTCTCCTGAGCTACTTGCTAAGTCTTTCTCAAAAATAGGCAGATGCACATCTGTTAAAACTACAAAGATAAATGCAGCTACAAAGATAACGCAAAAAATTAAAGGTAGAAGGGTCACTAAAAGCGACCGTCTTCCACCTTTTGATTTATGATTATATTTATTTGCCGATTTATTTCTGTGCTTCTTAGTCAAAGTTATCGCCTCGCAAAAGCATGAGCTAGATTCTAATTAGTAATGAAGTACGGTTTTATCAAAGTGCTTAACATCCTTCACTCCGGTGTACATCATCATTTCCTGAAGTTCTTCATTCATCTTCTTCATCTTCTTAACTACGCCGTCCTTACCCTCTTTTAGAAGCGGCGAGAGTATTCCTCTTCCTACCGAAACGCCATCTGCACCAAGAGCAAGGGCCTTATATGCATCATAACCCGTATCCATTCCGCAGTCTACAAAAATTTTCATGTCAGAATCACCTAGCGCATCCTTTATCAAAGGCAGAACCTGCAGTGGTGCGATTGCAAACGGAAGTCTACCATGGTGATGAGAAACAACTATTGCAGCGCATCCAGCTTCCTTAGCCTTTAGTGCATCTTGAACCGATAGAACTCCCTTTGCTACGAAAGGAAGCTTTGAATAGCTCACATAATCCTTTAGATCCTGGAGGCTTACCATTCCCATAGGAAAACCGTCTACGACATCGTATTTGCCATTTGTTCCTGGCACGTGATCTATGTCAACTCCTACTGCCGTGCTACCGCATTTTACCGCAAAGTCAATCTCTGATAGTATCTTTGTCTTATCAGCAAATGGCTTAATTATACGAACGGTGTCCGCATTTTGTTCAATGATAGAAAGATAGCTCTCGTCATCCTCCATGCCAACCCAGTTCAGCGTCTGCATTTCCTTAGCTGCTAGGCTGTATTCCTCCATAGGGGTTTGGCCATTATCCATAACCTTGTTAAGGTGAGAAAACGCCGGTGTCATTATTGGAGAAGCGTACTTCTTTCCGAAAAACTCAACCTCAGTATTCACCTCTGTGCTATCTATCACACGCATTTCTACATGTATTCCATCAAGGAAGGCACGATTATATACATTGGCATCATCTGCCTTACCACTAGTCACCGGTATTACACCAGGCTTTCCTGGCCACTTATTATTTTCCATAATTCTCCTCTTTCTTAGGATTTACCCGCTTTTAAAACATTCCTCTAAAGTAGAAATTCAAAGCAACATATACAGCCAGCGCAATCAATAGGAACATCGAAATGAAGGCTGAAACAAATTCCTCTTTTTCCTCGTTATCCAAAATATCCTTTATCTGTAGCGGTACTGGAAATCCCGTTGGACAGTAGAAGTACAGCAGCACGCCGAATGAGAATATTGGATTTGCCATCTTTGATGGAAAGAGTAAAAAGAACGAAGCTATAATACCTGTGCAGAATAAAATCCTTATACCTGCTAGCTTAACAAGTGGCATTAGGTAGGATTTCTTTAAATTGATGCTATATCCAAGGCTGAACAAAATCAAAGCTGCAATAGGCGCTGTAAGCGTAGCTATTGTATTCTCGTAAAGAGGCCCGAATATCTCATTTTTCAAAAGCATGTCCTGAAGCCCCGTTAAATTTGTAATAAAGCCTAGAACAGCTGCTATTACAAAGGGCGCCGACACCACATTTTTGATGAGTGGTAAAAGCTGAAATTTATTGCTTTGCTTAAGCTGTAGCACTGTAGGCACGAATATGAAGTTAACCAGTATTCCCGCTAGATCAAAAGGAATGAGGTTTACCGCGTATGCCGAGCCCACCACGCTTATGTATAGCGGAAGCGCAACAGCTCCGCCTTCACATGTCAAAAGTAAAAACGGAGAAAGCTCAGATAGTTCTTTAGGCATTATCCTGCAGAAAATCCTTCCTAGGAAATATACCAAAACCCAAATACCTATAAGATAAACTATCTCTACGCCTATTTGCTTATCTAGACTCGCATCCGCCACTATATTGTAAATCAAAAATGGAAATAATATTCCTAGAGCCAGTGACTTTATCCCATCATTTTGCTCATGGCTAATCCAGTTCCTTTTTCTCGCGCATAGCCCCATCAAAAGGACGAAAAACACGGGAAAAAGTTTTGCAATCGCTTGCATTTTACACCTCTAATTCTTTCTTTATCCCTCAAAATCGCTAAGTGACTTCTAGCATCCACTAGAAGTCACAAATCAAAGATATTTACTTATTAAATTATATCATACTAAACAAATCATTGAGCGCTTCTGCCATCGAAGGATGCGTAAACATATGATTTGCTAGCATTGTGTATGGCTGCTTCATTATCATCGCCATGACAACTAAATTTATTACCTCGTGTGAGTCCTCGCCAAATAGAACTACGCCAAGAATCTGCTTTGTATCGGCATCGACAACAGCTTTATAAATACCTGCTGTATTACCGAGAATCTTTGCTCTGATTATATCTGAAGCAGAAAGCTTTGATACCTTGATGTTATACCCTGCCTCTAGAGCCTCAGTTTCTGTAAGGCCAACCTTTGAGAATGTCGGATGCAGGAAGGCTGCATTAGCCATAGGCTGCCTGTTTTCTCTAGAATACCTACCATTGTCCTCTAGATAGCTTCTTACGATTCTGTAGTCGTCTAGGGACACATATGTGAACTGCGGACCGCCATTTACATCTCCTATTGCAAAGATATGTGGTTTATTGGTCTGAAGATGCTTGTTTACGTTTATAAAGCCTCTATCTGAGCTTTCTATCCCAGCGTTTTCAAGCTTTAGCTCTTCAACATTTGGCTTTCTTCCCGTCGCAACGAGAAAGTCGTTTGCTCTGAGCTCACCTTTTTCTCCATTTGATGAGTATAAAATGTGGACTGAACTCTCGTCCTGCTCCACCTTACTAACATCTGCATCAAAGACAAAGTCAACACCGAGGTCCTTGTATGACTTAAAAACCTCTTCAGCAACGTCAGCATCCTCTTTTGGAAGAAGCCTGCTGGCCTTGTCAATGACTGTTACCTTTGATCCAAACTTTGCATAGGTTGCTGCAAACTCAAGTCCAATGATTCCTCCTCCAAGGATTGCGAGAGTCTCAGGGTATTCTTCGAGATCCATTAAGGTTTCATTTGTGTGAATCCTCTTCTCGATTTTGAGTCCCTCTATTGGAGGAACAAAAGGAGAGGCTCCCGTATTTATGAAAACACGCTCAGTATAAACATCGCACTCCTCTTCAGCAGTTTTGATATTTACAGTGTGCTCATCCTTAAAAGAGGCAAGTCCAAAGATAACCTCTACATTATTGCTAATTACCTCTTCGTAGTTTTCCTGATTTAGCTCCTCGATGAGCTCATCCTTGGTTTCTACAGAATTTCTGTAGTACTCCTCGTCCTTCATTTCCCCTTCCGGCTTTTTGTATGCCCTGCCAGCGAGGAACTTTGATGGAAAGCATCCATAGTTTATATATCCACCTCCACACATTTCATGCGATTTCTCTACTAGAATGGTCTTTTCACCCTTGTCGCCGAGGTAGTTTGCTAGTATTTTACCGGCTTTACCGAAGCCGATTATAATGTTATCTACTTTTTTGTTCATAGTATTCCTCCCTTATGAGGTTTATTTTATCAAGCCAAATAGGTCGTTTAGCGCCTCTGCCATGGTTGGATGTGTGAAAATCTGATTTGCTAGCACTGTATATGGCTGATTTGCAAGCATGGTTGAAACCACAGTGTTTATAACTTCATGTGATTCCTCACCGTATAGAACGACGCCGAGAATCTTGTCCGTGTCAGCATCCACTATTGCCTTATATAGACCTGTCTGATCTCCAAGAATCTTTGCCTTTGGAATTGCACTTACTGGAAGGCTTGCGACCTTTATCTTATATCCTGCTTTGATGGCCTCATTTTCTCCTAATCCTACCTTTGAGAATGTTGGATGTAGGAAGGCTGAAAATGCAATAGGCTGTCTGTTTTCTCTAGTATAGCTACCATTGCTTTCTAGGAAGCTTTTCACGATTCGGAAATCGTCTAGCGAAACATAGGTGAACTGTGGTCCGCCATTTATATCTCCCATTGCAAAGATATGTGGCTTATTGGTCTGCAGATGCTCATTTACATTAATAAATCCTCTTTCTGATGTCTCAATTCCTGCAGCTTCAAGATTTAGACCTTCGACATTCGCCTTTCTGCCTGTCGCAACTAGGAAAGCTTCTGCGCTAAGCTCATGTGCTTCACCTTTTGATGAGTATGAGATTTTAACTTCACTTTCATTCTGCTCTACCTTTTCTATATTTGCATCAAAGATAAACTCAATTCCAAGACCCTTATATGCTTCAAATACTGCGTTTGCAACATCTTCGTCCTCTCTTGGAAGAACCTTGCTTCCCCTATCTATGATAGTTACCTTCGTTCCAAACTTTGCGTAGCTTGCAGCAAATTCAAGACCGATGAATCCACTTCCTGATATTGCTAGGCTGCGTGGGAATTCCTCAAGGTTCATTATGGTCTCGCTTGTGTGAATTCTGCCTTTAATCTCTAGACCTTCGGTTTCAGGAACAAAAGGTGTCGTGCCTGTGTTTATGAAAATTCTCTCAGCATAAAGCTCCTGAACGCCTGATTCAGTTTTGATACTTACAGTATGCTCATCCTTGAAAGATGCAAGACCATCTATAACCTCTACATTAGGAACTCCTGCGACCTTGTCATAGTTTGCTTTATTTAGCTTTGATATCAAAGCCTTCTTGTTTTCGACCGCCTGCTTGTAGTACTCCTCATCTCCTAGCTGGCTATATGCCTTTCGGTCAGCACTGGTTGCGAGAAACTTTGACGGAATGCAGCCCACATTGATGCAAGTTCCTCCGTACATCAAAGGTGACTTCTCTACCAAAACGGTCTTCTCGCCCTTGCTTCCTAGATATCCTGCTAGTGTCTTTCCGGCCTTACCGAAGCCGATGATTATATTATCTACTCTATTCATAGTTTAAACCTCCATTTGGAGCTCATTTAAAGAAGCCCCCAGAATTATTTGATACATTGTTACCTATATTATATCCATTTATAGCTATAAATAATCAAAATGTGCACAAATAAATTGCATATAATTTATTTCCAAGGCATGAGTTGCTTTGATAAGCATACAAATATACAGAGTTAAGGGGATTTTTTCATATATTTCCCCTTTATTGAAAACAGATGCATCTATGTATTTTCCCATAGTATGATTAAAGATTTGAAATTAATATGCTTTTATTTTGCCCGATTTGATAATATAATAGTAATAATAGTGGGATTGTGGATTTAGAACTCACAAAACATAGAAGTTAACGTAATTCAAATATTTAGGAGGAATAATCATGGGATTTATTCAAGCAATTAAGGGTGCTGTAGGAGGCACATTTGCAGATCAGTGGAAGGACTTTTATGGTCCTATGCCAGGCGTATCAGCTACTGCTGGTGTATTTCCAGGAGTTCCAATGGGAACAAACAACGGTAGAGGCGAAAACACTAAGGGTAGCATAAATGTAATTTCTAACGGAAGCAAGATTATCGTTCCTGAGGGAGTAGCTCTTATCACTGTTCAGGATGGTGCTATTACAGGTATAATCACAGAACCAGGTGGATACGAGTTCACAACTGATTCAGTAAACTCTAAGTCAATCTTTGCTGGAGACGGAATCATCGATTCCATCGTTAAGCAGTCATGGGAAAGATTTAAGTTTGGCGGAATACCTGCAGCTCAGCAGCTAGTATTCTATGTTAACCTAAAGGAAATTCCAAACAACAGGTTCGGCACACAGTCAGAGATTTACTGGGATGACGCATACTTTGGAACACAGGTTGGTGCGATTACACGAGGCACATATACACTAAAGATTGTTGATCCTATTTTGTTCGTAAAGAACTTTGTCCCTGTAGAATACCTATTACCGAATGCTCCTCAGTTTGATTTCTCAGATATGGATAATCCAGCTGGAGAACAGCTTTTCAACGAGGTTGTAGGTTGTCTATCAGCAGCATTCTCAATGTATACTAACGACCCATCAAAGGGAAACCGTATCACCAAGATTCAGTCAGACCAGATCGGTTTTGCGCAGTCACTATCTAGTGCTGTTGACGGTGCATATCAGTGGAGACAGGACAGAGGTCTTGAAATCGTAAAGACTGCTATCCTATCCATCGAATACGATGAAGATACTAAGGAAATGCTTAAGGACGTTAAGCGTGCTGATGCACTTGCTGGCGCTCGTGGTAATTCCTTCATGCAGCAGTCTGTTGCAAGAGGTCTTCAGGCAGCTGGAGAAAACGGTGGTGGTTCAGGAATGGCATTCATGGGAATGGGTGTTGGTGCAGCCGGAAATGTAATGAACGGAGTACAGCAGCCTAACAATCCAAGCTCATATCATCCAAACTTTGGACAGCAGCCACAGCAACAGTATCAGCAGGCTCCTCAGCAGGGATATGACCAGCAAGCACAGTACCAGCAGCAGCCACAGCAGGCTCAGCCAGAGCAGCCTCAGATGCAAGATACAACTGCAAAGCTAATCGAGATGAAGAAGCTTCTTGATGCAGGAGTACTCTCACAGGAAGAGTTTGACAGAATAAAAATGCAGCTTCTAGGACTTTAGTATATAGCACTGAGCACTTTGTAAAAGGATAAACTATATGTATAAGGACAAGATTATACAGACAATTGTTTTCATAGGTGCAGTACTAAGTATCATTGCAATATTCCTTCCTATATATGAGATGAGCTACTCTGCTTTGTCGATAGTCGACGCTGAATCAATCTACGATGACTATCGCTCAAGAGGCAATGAATTACTAGCTTTAATTTTCATGTTAGCCCCTGCTAGCGCTACTCTAGCGATCATACTTAAGAAGAAGATTCCAGTAATCATATTAGGAGCGATTCAATGCATACTTTGGGTAATTGTTGGCTTAATTGAAGAAAGTTTAATAAAGTCAATAAACCTAACTTCTAATATACAAATCACATATGGTATAGCTTTTTATTTAGGCTTAGTTGGTGCCGTACTCATAATCTTAGGAGGCATAGC
The nucleotide sequence above comes from Eubacterium sulci ATCC 35585. Encoded proteins:
- a CDS encoding transposase; this encodes MGLNDINSLSHSKWNCKYHIVFAPKYRRKVFYGQKKVAIGKILRQLCEWKGINIIEAEVCPDHIHMLVEIPPKMAVSGFVGYLKGKSSTLIYEQFGELKYKYKNRSFWCKGYYVDTVGKNTSRIAEYIRNQLEEDKLGDQLSIAEVGYLSKKKK
- a CDS encoding glycolate oxidase, whose protein sequence is MENNKWPGKPGVIPVTSGKADDANVYNRAFLDGIHVEMRVIDSTEVNTEVEFFGKKYASPIMTPAFSHLNKVMDNGQTPMEEYSLAAKEMQTLNWVGMEDDESYLSIIEQNADTVRIIKPFADKTKILSEIDFAVKCGSTAVGVDIDHVPGTNGKYDVVDGFPMGMVSLQDLKDYVSYSKLPFVAKGVLSVQDALKAKEAGCAAIVVSHHHGRLPFAIAPLQVLPLIKDALGDSDMKIFVDCGMDTGYDAYKALALGADGVSVGRGILSPLLKEGKDGVVKKMKKMNEELQEMMMYTGVKDVKHFDKTVLHY
- a CDS encoding transporter, translating into MQAIAKLFPVFFVLLMGLCARKRNWISHEQNDGIKSLALGILFPFLIYNIVADASLDKQIGVEIVYLIGIWVLVYFLGRIFCRIMPKELSELSPFLLLTCEGGAVALPLYISVVGSAYAVNLIPFDLAGILVNFIFVPTVLQLKQSNKFQLLPLIKNVVSAPFVIAAVLGFITNLTGLQDMLLKNEIFGPLYENTIATLTAPIAALILFSLGYSINLKKSYLMPLVKLAGIRILFCTGIIASFFLLFPSKMANPIFSFGVLLYFYCPTGFPVPLQIKDILDNEEKEEFVSAFISMFLLIALAVYVALNFYFRGMF
- a CDS encoding pyridine nucleotide-disulfide oxidoreductase (Involved in disulfide oxidoreductase activity and electron transport) codes for the protein MNKKVDNIIIGFGKAGKILANYLGDKGEKTILVEKSHEMCGGGYINYGCFPSKFLAGRAYKKPEGEMKDEEYYRNSVETKDELIEELNQENYEEVISNNVEVIFGLASFKDEHTVNIKTAEEECDVYTERVFINTGASPFVPPIEGLKIEKRIHTNETLMDLEEYPETLAILGGGIIGLEFAATYAKFGSKVTVIDKASRLLPKEDADVAEEVFKSYKDLGVDFVFDADVSKVEQDESSVHILYSSNGEKGELRANDFLVATGRKPNVEELKLENAGIESSDRGFINVNKHLQTNKPHIFAIGDVNGGPQFTYVSLDDYRIVRSYLEDNGRYSRENRQPMANAAFLHPTFSKVGLTETEALEAGYNIKVSKLSASDIIRAKILGNTAGIYKAVVDADTKQILGVVLFGEDSHEVINLVVMAMIMKQPYTMLANHMFTHPSMAEALNDLFSMI
- a CDS encoding pyridine nucleotide-disulfide oxidoreductase (Involved in disulfide oxidoreductase activity and electron transport) codes for the protein MNRVDNIIIGFGKAGKTLAGYLGSKGEKTVLVEKSPLMYGGTCINVGCIPSKFLATSADRKAYSQLGDEEYYKQAVENKKALISKLNKANYDKVAGVPNVEVIDGLASFKDEHTVSIKTESGVQELYAERIFINTGTTPFVPETEGLEIKGRIHTSETIMNLEEFPRSLAISGSGFIGLEFAASYAKFGTKVTIIDRGSKVLPREDEDVANAVFEAYKGLGIEFIFDANIEKVEQNESEVKISYSSKGEAHELSAEAFLVATGRKANVEGLNLEAAGIETSERGFINVNEHLQTNKPHIFAMGDINGGPQFTYVSLDDFRIVKSFLESNGSYTRENRQPIAFSAFLHPTFSKVGLGENEAIKAGYKIKVASLPVSAIPKAKILGDQTGLYKAIVDADTDKILGVVLYGEESHEVINTVVSTMLANQPYTVLANQIFTHPTMAEALNDLFGLIK
- a CDS encoding virion core protein (lumpy skin disease virus), whose protein sequence is MGFIQAIKGAVGGTFADQWKDFYGPMPGVSATAGVFPGVPMGTNNGRGENTKGSINVISNGSKIIVPEGVALITVQDGAITGIITEPGGYEFTTDSVNSKSIFAGDGIIDSIVKQSWERFKFGGIPAAQQLVFYVNLKEIPNNRFGTQSEIYWDDAYFGTQVGAITRGTYTLKIVDPILFVKNFVPVEYLLPNAPQFDFSDMDNPAGEQLFNEVVGCLSAAFSMYTNDPSKGNRITKIQSDQIGFAQSLSSAVDGAYQWRQDRGLEIVKTAILSIEYDEDTKEMLKDVKRADALAGARGNSFMQQSVARGLQAAGENGGGSGMAFMGMGVGAAGNVMNGVQQPNNPSSYHPNFGQQPQQQYQQAPQQGYDQQAQYQQQPQQAQPEQPQMQDTTAKLIEMKKLLDAGVLSQEEFDRIKMQLLGL